One window from the genome of Saccharicrinis carchari encodes:
- a CDS encoding TlpA disulfide reductase family protein: protein MKYAIDRKLAGFILFFWVVPVLALYSQSATVQTIDFRQLQERIEKTSADSIMVINFWATWCKPCIEEIPVLEKIPGMYKGTAVKVLLVSLDFTDQIEQKLVPFVKSNGIASEVLVLDEAHPNNWIPKVDPSWSGAIPACLFVYKSKTLFHEGKVTLKAIESTMNQLIP, encoded by the coding sequence ATGAAGTATGCAATAGACAGGAAATTAGCTGGTTTTATATTGTTTTTCTGGGTTGTACCGGTACTCGCTCTTTATTCACAAAGTGCCACAGTTCAAACAATAGATTTTAGGCAGCTGCAGGAAAGGATAGAAAAAACGAGTGCCGATTCTATAATGGTAATTAACTTTTGGGCAACCTGGTGCAAGCCTTGCATTGAAGAAATACCGGTATTAGAAAAAATTCCAGGGATGTACAAGGGAACAGCTGTCAAAGTATTATTGGTGAGCCTGGATTTTACGGATCAGATTGAACAAAAGCTTGTACCTTTTGTCAAATCCAATGGCATTGCAAGTGAAGTGCTTGTATTAGATGAAGCCCATCCCAACAATTGGATTCCTAAAGTTGATCCCAGTTGGAGCGGTGCTATTCCGGCATGCTTGTTTGTATATAAAAGTAAAACTTTATTTCACGAGGGAAAAGTAACACTTAAGGCGATAGAATCCACGATGAACCAATTAATACCGTAA
- a CDS encoding Lnb N-terminal periplasmic domain-containing protein, whose product MTRLIYIGLFLLLFTVPLSGRKKLSAKAEISILTCSQGEELYSAFGHSALRVKDADNNIDWVFNYGTFDFDTPWFYLKFANGNLDYLLSIGEYKRFLVQYFNEGRSVTEQVLNLNMDDKQKVFDALLSNYEPGNRNYRYDFFYDNCATRIVDMLNTNVHGELIFKPGGSAGHVSFRTLLHHYLKHSPWIETGLAMILGMPADKIATVRESTYLPYFLMQAFDHATIKMEDGQTIPMVKEKVKVFDFMTQEDDTIWTPVVFFWLLLFLSVVIGFFVRPKTLSLFDGLLFFVAGGIGLLIVFLWFISMHSVTGNNLNILWAMPTFVLLAFANHKHKWTAVIMVFNLFCLVVFLIGWKFIPQAFPAATIPIALLLGARLVSLLYKQRKLSI is encoded by the coding sequence ATGACACGATTAATTTATATTGGGCTATTTCTGCTCTTATTTACCGTGCCGCTCAGCGGACGAAAAAAATTATCTGCTAAAGCTGAAATATCTATATTGACCTGTTCACAGGGCGAAGAGTTGTATTCGGCCTTTGGGCACAGTGCGCTAAGGGTAAAGGATGCCGACAACAATATCGACTGGGTTTTTAATTATGGTACTTTCGATTTTGATACGCCGTGGTTTTATTTAAAGTTTGCCAACGGTAATCTGGATTATTTGTTGAGCATTGGTGAATACAAACGCTTTTTGGTACAGTATTTTAACGAGGGGCGCAGTGTTACCGAGCAAGTACTTAACCTGAACATGGACGATAAACAAAAGGTTTTTGATGCCTTGTTAAGTAATTATGAACCCGGAAATCGTAATTACAGGTACGACTTTTTTTACGATAATTGTGCTACGCGCATTGTGGACATGCTGAACACTAATGTGCATGGAGAGCTTATTTTTAAACCAGGTGGCAGCGCAGGACATGTTTCGTTTAGAACACTACTGCATCATTATTTAAAACACTCGCCTTGGATAGAAACAGGTTTGGCCATGATATTGGGTATGCCTGCCGATAAAATTGCTACGGTCAGGGAATCTACCTACTTGCCTTACTTTTTGATGCAAGCTTTCGACCATGCTACAATAAAAATGGAGGACGGACAGACTATTCCAATGGTAAAGGAAAAAGTAAAGGTGTTTGATTTTATGACGCAGGAAGACGATACAATATGGACTCCCGTAGTGTTTTTTTGGCTCTTATTGTTTTTATCCGTTGTGATAGGATTTTTTGTACGTCCTAAAACACTTAGCTTATTCGATGGTTTGCTGTTTTTTGTGGCCGGCGGTATTGGATTGCTCATCGTATTTTTATGGTTTATATCTATGCATAGTGTAACAGGCAACAACCTGAACATACTATGGGCCATGCCTACTTTCGTGTTGTTGGCCTTCGCAAACCACAAACATAAGTGGACAGCAGTAATCATGGTTTTCAACCTTTTTTGTCTTGTTGTGTTTTTAATAGGATGGAAGTTTATTCCACAGGCATTCCCGGCCGCCACCATACCCATAGCGCTGTTGTTGGGAGCAAGGCTCGTTTCATTGTTATATAAACAGCGCAAATTATCAATTTAA